A region of the Nitrososphaerota archaeon genome:
GAAAGTATAAAATCTATTGTAAACCAGCTTCCTCCAAAACATTGTTTTATACTTGGCTATATTGTAGGAGATTTACCAATTGTAGTTAAGGTTAGAGATATGGATATTCAAACTATGGGCATGACTAAAAAATTCTTTAAAGAAAGAAAATCAATTCTAATTCAAAGAATGCTTTAAATAATTATTTCTTAAATTTCCCTTTATTGTATTCTTCCATAAACAAAAAGTTTATAATTTTTCCTTTTTATTTAAAATATGATAATACATGGATGTATTTGAAGCTATTAAAAGTAGGAGAAGTATAAGAGCTTTTCAAGAAAAAGAAATTCCAGAAGAATTTATTGAAAAAATTTTAGATTCTGCTAGATGGGCTCCTTCAGCAGGAAATACTCAACCATGGGAATTTATAATAGTTAAAGATAAAGAATTAAAAATGAAATTAGCTGAAGCAGCTTATGGGCAATACTTTATAGTTGAAGCTCCTTTAGTAATAGTTGTTTGTACAAATATTAGAAAGTCTAGTTCAAGATATGGATCAAGAGGAGAAACACTTTATTCAATCCAAGATGCTGCAGCTGCAACTCAAAATATTCTTTTAAGTATTCATGCTCTTGGATTAGGAGCATGTTGGATTGGTGCATTCTCTGAAGAA
Encoded here:
- a CDS encoding nitroreductase family protein, coding for MDVFEAIKSRRSIRAFQEKEIPEEFIEKILDSARWAPSAGNTQPWEFIIVKDKELKMKLAEAAYGQYFIVEAPLVIVVCTNIRKSSSRYGSRGETLYSIQDAAAATQNILLSIHALGLGACWIGAFSEEKVSLILNIPKYVRPVAILPIGYPAEKPSPPSKRRIDEITFFEKYGLKYVKK